The following are encoded in a window of Rosa chinensis cultivar Old Blush chromosome 4, RchiOBHm-V2, whole genome shotgun sequence genomic DNA:
- the LOC112197817 gene encoding phospholipase D zeta 1 isoform X1: MESEQLISSTGSGSRYMQMRSEQLTSPSSLLSFRHSSFEPPRIFDELPSATIVSVSRPDAGDISPMLLSYTIEFQYKQFKWRLLKKASQVFYLHFALKKRAFIEEIHEKQEQVKEWLQNLGIGDHTDVVHDDEDIDDETVPLHHNDESAKNRDVPSSAALPIIQPALGRQQSISDRSKIAMQGYLNHFLGNMDIVNSQEVCKFLEVSMLSFSPEYGPKLKEDFVMVEHLPKLPKNDPSRKCCSCRWFSCCNDNWQKVWAVLKPGFLAFLADPFDTQPLDIIVFDVLPASDGNGDGRVSLAKEIKDRNPLRHAFQVACGSRSIKLRVKSSSKVKDWVASINDAGLRPPEGWCHPHRFGSFAPPRGLTEDGSQAQWFVDGRAAFEAIASAIEDAKSEIFICGWWLCPELYMRRPFLTHASSKLDSLLEAKAKEGVQIYILLYKEVALALKINSVYSKRKLVGIHENVRVLRYPDHFSSGVYLWSHHEKLVIVDHQICFVGGLDLCFGRYDTAEHKVGDCPPNIWPGKDYYNPRESEPNSWEDTMRDELDREKYPRMPWHDVHCAIWGPPCRDVARHFVQRWNYAKRNKALNEQAIPLLMPQQHMVIPHYMGKSSDVEIENENASNSKDIKRQDSFSSKSSYQDIPLLIPQEADGLNENPRPYGVDSAHCLDQPSRVGNNLAFPFRKTKIEPVGPDTPMRGFVDDFESMDRHGKLALDVVACPAITNSDPEWWEIQERGNKGGFTDESGQVGPSSSCRCQVIRSVSQWSAGTSQVEDSIHSAYCSLIDKAEHFIYIENQFFISGLSGDEIIRNRVLEALFRRIMRAYNDKKCFRVIIVIPLVPGFQGGLDDAGAASVRAVMHWQYRTICRGHNSILHNLYELLGPKTHDYISFYGLRAYGKLFDGGPVASSQVYVHSKIMIVDDCTTIIGSANINDRSLLGSRDSEIGLLIEDKELVNSYMGGKPWKAGKFSLSLRMSLWSEHLGIRAGEMDQIIDPTVDSTYKDIWMATAKANTTIYQDVFSCVPNDFIHSRAAFRQNIAFWKEKVGHTTIDLGIAPGTLESYQNGDVKKADPMERLESIKGHLVSFPLDFMLKEDLRPVFNESEYYASPQVFH, from the exons ATGGAATCAGAGCAGTTGATATCATCGACGGGGAGCGGTTCCCGGTATATGCAAATGCGATCGGAGCAGTTAACGTCGCCGTCGTCGCTGTTATCGTTCCGGCACTCGTCCTTCGAGCCCCCGCGGATTTTCGACGAGTTGCCCAGCGCCACCATCGTCTCCGTCTCCCGCCCCGACGCCGGCGATATCAGCCCCATGCTTCTCTCCTACACTATCGAGTTCCAATACAAGCAG TTTAAGTGGCGCCTATTGAAGAAAGCATCACAAGTATTCTACTTGCATTTTGCGTTGAAGAAACGGGCATTTATTGAGGAAATTCACGAAAAGCAGGAACAG GTTAAAGAATGGCTTCAAAATCTAGGAATAGGAGATCATACGGACGTCGTGCACGATGATGAGGATATTGATGATGAGACTGTCCCCCTGCATCACAATGATGAAAGTGCTAAAAACAG AGATGTTCCATCTAGTGCCGCTCTACCAATCATTCAGCCAGCCCTTGGTAGGCAGCAATCCATTTCGGACAGATCAAAGATTGCAATGCAAGGATATCTTAATCACTTTCTTGGAAACATGGACATTGTGAACTCTCAAGAG GTCTGCAAGTTTTTGGAGGTCTCTATGCTATCATTTTCCCCAGAATATGGCCCTAAGCTGAAAGAAGATTTTGTAATGGTGGAACATCTACCAAAATTGCCAAAGAATGATCCTTCCAGGAAATGTTGCTCGTGTCGTTGGTTCAGTTGTTGTAATGACAACTGGCAAAAG GTTTGGGCTGTATTAAAACCAGGATTCTTGGCCTTTCTGGCAGATCCTTTTGATACCCAACCTTTAGACATAATAGTATTTGATGTACTACCAGCCTCGGATGGTAATGGGGATGGCCGTGTATCACTAGCGAAAGAGATAAAAGATAGAAATCCACTACGCCATGCCTTTCAG GTGGCTTGTGGAAGCCGGAGCATTAAATTAAGAGTTAAGAGTAGTAGTAAAGTTAAAGATTGGGTAGCGTCAATCAATGATGCGGGACTCAGGCCTCCTGAAGGTTGGTGTCATCCTCACCGCTTTGGCTCCTTTGCGCCTCCAAGAGGCTTGACTGAAGATGGTAGTCAGGCTCAATGGTTTGTAGATGGTCGGGCAGCATTTGAAGCTATTGCTTCTGCAATTGAGGATGCAAAATCAGAG atatttatttgtggttGGTGGCTGTGTCCAGAATTGTACATGCGGCGTCCGTTTCTTACTCATGCTTCTTCTAAACTTGATTCTCTGCTGGAAGCAAAAGCTAAGGAAGGGGTTCAG ATTTACATTCTTCTCTATAAAGAGGTAGCTCTTGCTCTGAAAATCAACAGCGTTTATAGCAAGAGAAAACTTGTTGGGATTCATGAGAATGTGAGGGTATTACGTTATCCTGACCACTTCTCTAGTGGTGTTTACTTATG GTCCCACCATGAAAAACTTGTCATTGTTGATCATCAGATTTGCTTTGTTGGAGgacttgatttatgctttggtCGTTATGATACTGCTGAACATAAAGTGGGTGACTGCCCTCCTAACATTTGGCCTGGAAAGGACTATTACAACCCCAG GGAATCTGAACCAAACTCGTGGGAGGATACAATGAGAGATGAGTTGGACCGTGAAAAATATCCTCGCATGCCTTGGCATGATGTCCACTGTGCTATTTGGGGACCTCCTTGCCGTGATGTAGCTAGGCATTTCGTTCAGCGGTGGAACTATGCAAAG AGAAATAAAGCTCTAAACGAGCAGGCAATTCCACTACTTATGCCGCAACAGCACATGGTAATTCCTCATTACATGGGGAAAAGCTCAGATGTGGAGATTGAAAATGAGAATGCCAGCAATAGTAAAGACATTAAAAGGCAGGATTCCTTTTCGTCGAAATCATCCTATCAGGATATCCCCTTGCTTATACCTCAAGAGGCTGATGGGTTGAATGAAAACCCAAGACCATATGGGGTGGACTCTGCTCATTGCCTCGATCAGCCAAGCAGAGTTGGTAACAATCTTGCTTTCCCTTTTCGGAAGACAAAAATTGAACCAGTTGGTCCAGATACGCCAATGAGGGGATTTGTAGATGACTTTGAATCTATGGATCGACATGGGAAATTGGCTTTAGATGTGGTGGCATGTCCTGCAATCACAAATTCAGATCCAGAGTGGTGGGAAATACAAGAACGTGGAAATAAGGGTGGTTTCACAGATGAATCAGGACAAGTTGGTCCTTCTAGTTCATGCCGTTGTCAG GTTATCAGAAGTGTCAGTCAGTGGTCAGCAGGAACAAGCCAAGTTGAAGATAGCATTCACAGTGCTTATTGTTCTCTTATCGATAAAGCTGAGCACTTTATTTACATTGAG AATCAATTTTTCATCTCAGGTCTTTCAGGAGATGAAATAATACGGAATCGTGTGTTAGAAGCATTATTCCGTCGTATTATGCGAGCATACAATGATAAGAAGTGTTTTAGAGTTATAATTGTCATACCACTCGTACCCGGTTTTCAA GGTGGTTTGGATGATGCTGGCGCGGCATCTGTGAGAGCTGTTATGCATTGGCAATATCGAACCATTTGCAGAGGGCATAATTCAATTCTACACAATTTATATGAACTTCTTGGTCCAAAGACACACGACTACATTTCTTTCTATGGCCTTAGAGCCTATGGTAAACTGTTTGATGGCGGTCCTGTGGCCTCCAGTCAG GTGTATGTGCATAGTAAAATCATGATTGTCGATGATTGTACAACTATAATTGGATCAGCTAACATCAATGATAGGAGTTTGCTTGGTTCAAGAGATTCTGAG ATTGGTCTTCTTATTGAAGACAAAGAGTTGGTTAATTCATATATGGGAGGAAAACCATGGAAGGCTGGAAAATTTTCATTGAGTCTTCGCATGTCGCTATGGTCTGAACATCTTGGTATTCGCGCTGGAGAG ATGGACCAAATAATCGATCCAACTGTTGATTCAACTTACAAGGATATATGGATGGCGACAGCTAAG GCAAATACCACCATCTACCAAGATGTCTTTTCCTGTGTACCAAATGATTTTATACATTCTAG AGCTGCATTTAGACAAAACATTGCCTTTTGGAAGGAGAAGGTAGGGCACACAACCATTGATTTAGGAATTGCTCCTGGTACGCTAGAGTCGTATCAAAATGGAGATGTCAAGAAAGCAGATCCCATGGAGAGGTTAGAGTCTATAAAGGGGCAtcttgtttcttttcctttggaTTTCATGTTGAAAGAAGATTTGAGACCCGTGTTCAATGAGAGTGAGTATTATGCGTCGCCTCAAGTATTTCATTGA
- the LOC112197817 gene encoding phospholipase D zeta 1 isoform X2, producing MESEQLISSTGSGSRYMQMRSEQLTSPSSLLSFRHSSFEPPRIFDELPSATIVSVSRPDAGDISPMLLSYTIEFQYKQFKWRLLKKASQVFYLHFALKKRAFIEEIHEKQEQVKEWLQNLGIGDHTDVVHDDEDIDDETVPLHHNDESAKNRDVPSSAALPIIQPALGRQQSISDRSKIAMQGYLNHFLGNMDIVNSQEVCKFLEVSMLSFSPEYGPKLKEDFVMVEHLPKLPKNDPSRKCCSCRWFSCCNDNWQKVWAVLKPGFLAFLADPFDTQPLDIIVFDVLPASDGNGDGRVSLAKEIKDRNPLRHAFQVACGSRSIKLRVKSSSKVKDWVASINDAGLRPPEGWCHPHRFGSFAPPRGLTEDGSQAQWFVDGRAAFEAIASAIEDAKSEIFICGWWLCPELYMRRPFLTHASSKLDSLLEAKAKEGVQIYILLYKEVALALKINSVYSKRKLVGIHENVRVLRYPDHFSSGVYLWSHHEKLVIVDHQICFVGGLDLCFGRYDTAEHKVGDCPPNIWPGKDYYNPRESEPNSWEDTMRDELDREKYPRMPWHDVHCAIWGPPCRDVARHFVQRWNYAKRNKALNEQAIPLLMPQQHMVIPHYMGKSSDVEIENENASNSKDIKRQDSFSSKSSYQDIPLLIPQEADGLNENPRPYGVDSAHCLDQPSRVGNNLAFPFRKTKIEPVGPDTPMRGFVDDFESMDRHGKLALDVVACPAITNSDPEWWEIQERGNKGGFTDESGQVGPSSSCRCQVIRSVSQWSAGTSQVEDSIHSAYCSLIDKAEHFIYIENQFFISGLSGDEIIRNRVLEALFRRIMRAYNDKKCFRVIIVIPLVPGFQGGLDDAGAASVRAVMHWQYRTICRGHNSILHNLYELLGPKTHDYISFYGLRAYGKLFDGGPVASSQIGLLIEDKELVNSYMGGKPWKAGKFSLSLRMSLWSEHLGIRAGEMDQIIDPTVDSTYKDIWMATAKANTTIYQDVFSCVPNDFIHSRAAFRQNIAFWKEKVGHTTIDLGIAPGTLESYQNGDVKKADPMERLESIKGHLVSFPLDFMLKEDLRPVFNESEYYASPQVFH from the exons ATGGAATCAGAGCAGTTGATATCATCGACGGGGAGCGGTTCCCGGTATATGCAAATGCGATCGGAGCAGTTAACGTCGCCGTCGTCGCTGTTATCGTTCCGGCACTCGTCCTTCGAGCCCCCGCGGATTTTCGACGAGTTGCCCAGCGCCACCATCGTCTCCGTCTCCCGCCCCGACGCCGGCGATATCAGCCCCATGCTTCTCTCCTACACTATCGAGTTCCAATACAAGCAG TTTAAGTGGCGCCTATTGAAGAAAGCATCACAAGTATTCTACTTGCATTTTGCGTTGAAGAAACGGGCATTTATTGAGGAAATTCACGAAAAGCAGGAACAG GTTAAAGAATGGCTTCAAAATCTAGGAATAGGAGATCATACGGACGTCGTGCACGATGATGAGGATATTGATGATGAGACTGTCCCCCTGCATCACAATGATGAAAGTGCTAAAAACAG AGATGTTCCATCTAGTGCCGCTCTACCAATCATTCAGCCAGCCCTTGGTAGGCAGCAATCCATTTCGGACAGATCAAAGATTGCAATGCAAGGATATCTTAATCACTTTCTTGGAAACATGGACATTGTGAACTCTCAAGAG GTCTGCAAGTTTTTGGAGGTCTCTATGCTATCATTTTCCCCAGAATATGGCCCTAAGCTGAAAGAAGATTTTGTAATGGTGGAACATCTACCAAAATTGCCAAAGAATGATCCTTCCAGGAAATGTTGCTCGTGTCGTTGGTTCAGTTGTTGTAATGACAACTGGCAAAAG GTTTGGGCTGTATTAAAACCAGGATTCTTGGCCTTTCTGGCAGATCCTTTTGATACCCAACCTTTAGACATAATAGTATTTGATGTACTACCAGCCTCGGATGGTAATGGGGATGGCCGTGTATCACTAGCGAAAGAGATAAAAGATAGAAATCCACTACGCCATGCCTTTCAG GTGGCTTGTGGAAGCCGGAGCATTAAATTAAGAGTTAAGAGTAGTAGTAAAGTTAAAGATTGGGTAGCGTCAATCAATGATGCGGGACTCAGGCCTCCTGAAGGTTGGTGTCATCCTCACCGCTTTGGCTCCTTTGCGCCTCCAAGAGGCTTGACTGAAGATGGTAGTCAGGCTCAATGGTTTGTAGATGGTCGGGCAGCATTTGAAGCTATTGCTTCTGCAATTGAGGATGCAAAATCAGAG atatttatttgtggttGGTGGCTGTGTCCAGAATTGTACATGCGGCGTCCGTTTCTTACTCATGCTTCTTCTAAACTTGATTCTCTGCTGGAAGCAAAAGCTAAGGAAGGGGTTCAG ATTTACATTCTTCTCTATAAAGAGGTAGCTCTTGCTCTGAAAATCAACAGCGTTTATAGCAAGAGAAAACTTGTTGGGATTCATGAGAATGTGAGGGTATTACGTTATCCTGACCACTTCTCTAGTGGTGTTTACTTATG GTCCCACCATGAAAAACTTGTCATTGTTGATCATCAGATTTGCTTTGTTGGAGgacttgatttatgctttggtCGTTATGATACTGCTGAACATAAAGTGGGTGACTGCCCTCCTAACATTTGGCCTGGAAAGGACTATTACAACCCCAG GGAATCTGAACCAAACTCGTGGGAGGATACAATGAGAGATGAGTTGGACCGTGAAAAATATCCTCGCATGCCTTGGCATGATGTCCACTGTGCTATTTGGGGACCTCCTTGCCGTGATGTAGCTAGGCATTTCGTTCAGCGGTGGAACTATGCAAAG AGAAATAAAGCTCTAAACGAGCAGGCAATTCCACTACTTATGCCGCAACAGCACATGGTAATTCCTCATTACATGGGGAAAAGCTCAGATGTGGAGATTGAAAATGAGAATGCCAGCAATAGTAAAGACATTAAAAGGCAGGATTCCTTTTCGTCGAAATCATCCTATCAGGATATCCCCTTGCTTATACCTCAAGAGGCTGATGGGTTGAATGAAAACCCAAGACCATATGGGGTGGACTCTGCTCATTGCCTCGATCAGCCAAGCAGAGTTGGTAACAATCTTGCTTTCCCTTTTCGGAAGACAAAAATTGAACCAGTTGGTCCAGATACGCCAATGAGGGGATTTGTAGATGACTTTGAATCTATGGATCGACATGGGAAATTGGCTTTAGATGTGGTGGCATGTCCTGCAATCACAAATTCAGATCCAGAGTGGTGGGAAATACAAGAACGTGGAAATAAGGGTGGTTTCACAGATGAATCAGGACAAGTTGGTCCTTCTAGTTCATGCCGTTGTCAG GTTATCAGAAGTGTCAGTCAGTGGTCAGCAGGAACAAGCCAAGTTGAAGATAGCATTCACAGTGCTTATTGTTCTCTTATCGATAAAGCTGAGCACTTTATTTACATTGAG AATCAATTTTTCATCTCAGGTCTTTCAGGAGATGAAATAATACGGAATCGTGTGTTAGAAGCATTATTCCGTCGTATTATGCGAGCATACAATGATAAGAAGTGTTTTAGAGTTATAATTGTCATACCACTCGTACCCGGTTTTCAA GGTGGTTTGGATGATGCTGGCGCGGCATCTGTGAGAGCTGTTATGCATTGGCAATATCGAACCATTTGCAGAGGGCATAATTCAATTCTACACAATTTATATGAACTTCTTGGTCCAAAGACACACGACTACATTTCTTTCTATGGCCTTAGAGCCTATGGTAAACTGTTTGATGGCGGTCCTGTGGCCTCCAGTCAG ATTGGTCTTCTTATTGAAGACAAAGAGTTGGTTAATTCATATATGGGAGGAAAACCATGGAAGGCTGGAAAATTTTCATTGAGTCTTCGCATGTCGCTATGGTCTGAACATCTTGGTATTCGCGCTGGAGAG ATGGACCAAATAATCGATCCAACTGTTGATTCAACTTACAAGGATATATGGATGGCGACAGCTAAG GCAAATACCACCATCTACCAAGATGTCTTTTCCTGTGTACCAAATGATTTTATACATTCTAG AGCTGCATTTAGACAAAACATTGCCTTTTGGAAGGAGAAGGTAGGGCACACAACCATTGATTTAGGAATTGCTCCTGGTACGCTAGAGTCGTATCAAAATGGAGATGTCAAGAAAGCAGATCCCATGGAGAGGTTAGAGTCTATAAAGGGGCAtcttgtttcttttcctttggaTTTCATGTTGAAAGAAGATTTGAGACCCGTGTTCAATGAGAGTGAGTATTATGCGTCGCCTCAAGTATTTCATTGA
- the LOC112197817 gene encoding phospholipase D zeta 1 isoform X3 has product MESEQLISSTGSGSRYMQMRSEQLTSPSSLLSFRHSSFEPPRIFDELPSATIVSVSRPDAGDISPMLLSYTIEFQYKQFKWRLLKKASQVFYLHFALKKRAFIEEIHEKQEQVKEWLQNLGIGDHTDVVHDDEDIDDETVPLHHNDESAKNRDVPSSAALPIIQPALGRQQSISDRSKIAMQGYLNHFLGNMDIVNSQEVCKFLEVSMLSFSPEYGPKLKEDFVMVEHLPKLPKNDPSRKCCSCRWFSCCNDNWQKVWAVLKPGFLAFLADPFDTQPLDIIVFDVLPASDGNGDGRVSLAKEIKDRNPLRHAFQVACGSRSIKLRVKSSSKVKDWVASINDAGLRPPEGWCHPHRFGSFAPPRGLTEDGSQAQWFVDGRAAFEAIASAIEDAKSENCTCGVRFLLMLLLNLILCWKQKLRKGFRSHHEKLVIVDHQICFVGGLDLCFGRYDTAEHKVGDCPPNIWPGKDYYNPRESEPNSWEDTMRDELDREKYPRMPWHDVHCAIWGPPCRDVARHFVQRWNYAKRNKALNEQAIPLLMPQQHMVIPHYMGKSSDVEIENENASNSKDIKRQDSFSSKSSYQDIPLLIPQEADGLNENPRPYGVDSAHCLDQPSRVGNNLAFPFRKTKIEPVGPDTPMRGFVDDFESMDRHGKLALDVVACPAITNSDPEWWEIQERGNKGGFTDESGQVGPSSSCRCQVIRSVSQWSAGTSQVEDSIHSAYCSLIDKAEHFIYIENQFFISGLSGDEIIRNRVLEALFRRIMRAYNDKKCFRVIIVIPLVPGFQGGLDDAGAASVRAVMHWQYRTICRGHNSILHNLYELLGPKTHDYISFYGLRAYGKLFDGGPVASSQVYVHSKIMIVDDCTTIIGSANINDRSLLGSRDSEIGLLIEDKELVNSYMGGKPWKAGKFSLSLRMSLWSEHLGIRAGEMDQIIDPTVDSTYKDIWMATAKANTTIYQDVFSCVPNDFIHSRAAFRQNIAFWKEKVGHTTIDLGIAPGTLESYQNGDVKKADPMERLESIKGHLVSFPLDFMLKEDLRPVFNESEYYASPQVFH; this is encoded by the exons ATGGAATCAGAGCAGTTGATATCATCGACGGGGAGCGGTTCCCGGTATATGCAAATGCGATCGGAGCAGTTAACGTCGCCGTCGTCGCTGTTATCGTTCCGGCACTCGTCCTTCGAGCCCCCGCGGATTTTCGACGAGTTGCCCAGCGCCACCATCGTCTCCGTCTCCCGCCCCGACGCCGGCGATATCAGCCCCATGCTTCTCTCCTACACTATCGAGTTCCAATACAAGCAG TTTAAGTGGCGCCTATTGAAGAAAGCATCACAAGTATTCTACTTGCATTTTGCGTTGAAGAAACGGGCATTTATTGAGGAAATTCACGAAAAGCAGGAACAG GTTAAAGAATGGCTTCAAAATCTAGGAATAGGAGATCATACGGACGTCGTGCACGATGATGAGGATATTGATGATGAGACTGTCCCCCTGCATCACAATGATGAAAGTGCTAAAAACAG AGATGTTCCATCTAGTGCCGCTCTACCAATCATTCAGCCAGCCCTTGGTAGGCAGCAATCCATTTCGGACAGATCAAAGATTGCAATGCAAGGATATCTTAATCACTTTCTTGGAAACATGGACATTGTGAACTCTCAAGAG GTCTGCAAGTTTTTGGAGGTCTCTATGCTATCATTTTCCCCAGAATATGGCCCTAAGCTGAAAGAAGATTTTGTAATGGTGGAACATCTACCAAAATTGCCAAAGAATGATCCTTCCAGGAAATGTTGCTCGTGTCGTTGGTTCAGTTGTTGTAATGACAACTGGCAAAAG GTTTGGGCTGTATTAAAACCAGGATTCTTGGCCTTTCTGGCAGATCCTTTTGATACCCAACCTTTAGACATAATAGTATTTGATGTACTACCAGCCTCGGATGGTAATGGGGATGGCCGTGTATCACTAGCGAAAGAGATAAAAGATAGAAATCCACTACGCCATGCCTTTCAG GTGGCTTGTGGAAGCCGGAGCATTAAATTAAGAGTTAAGAGTAGTAGTAAAGTTAAAGATTGGGTAGCGTCAATCAATGATGCGGGACTCAGGCCTCCTGAAGGTTGGTGTCATCCTCACCGCTTTGGCTCCTTTGCGCCTCCAAGAGGCTTGACTGAAGATGGTAGTCAGGCTCAATGGTTTGTAGATGGTCGGGCAGCATTTGAAGCTATTGCTTCTGCAATTGAGGATGCAAAATCAGAG AATTGTACATGCGGCGTCCGTTTCTTACTCATGCTTCTTCTAAACTTGATTCTCTGCTGGAAGCAAAAGCTAAGGAAGGGGTTCAG GTCCCACCATGAAAAACTTGTCATTGTTGATCATCAGATTTGCTTTGTTGGAGgacttgatttatgctttggtCGTTATGATACTGCTGAACATAAAGTGGGTGACTGCCCTCCTAACATTTGGCCTGGAAAGGACTATTACAACCCCAG GGAATCTGAACCAAACTCGTGGGAGGATACAATGAGAGATGAGTTGGACCGTGAAAAATATCCTCGCATGCCTTGGCATGATGTCCACTGTGCTATTTGGGGACCTCCTTGCCGTGATGTAGCTAGGCATTTCGTTCAGCGGTGGAACTATGCAAAG AGAAATAAAGCTCTAAACGAGCAGGCAATTCCACTACTTATGCCGCAACAGCACATGGTAATTCCTCATTACATGGGGAAAAGCTCAGATGTGGAGATTGAAAATGAGAATGCCAGCAATAGTAAAGACATTAAAAGGCAGGATTCCTTTTCGTCGAAATCATCCTATCAGGATATCCCCTTGCTTATACCTCAAGAGGCTGATGGGTTGAATGAAAACCCAAGACCATATGGGGTGGACTCTGCTCATTGCCTCGATCAGCCAAGCAGAGTTGGTAACAATCTTGCTTTCCCTTTTCGGAAGACAAAAATTGAACCAGTTGGTCCAGATACGCCAATGAGGGGATTTGTAGATGACTTTGAATCTATGGATCGACATGGGAAATTGGCTTTAGATGTGGTGGCATGTCCTGCAATCACAAATTCAGATCCAGAGTGGTGGGAAATACAAGAACGTGGAAATAAGGGTGGTTTCACAGATGAATCAGGACAAGTTGGTCCTTCTAGTTCATGCCGTTGTCAG GTTATCAGAAGTGTCAGTCAGTGGTCAGCAGGAACAAGCCAAGTTGAAGATAGCATTCACAGTGCTTATTGTTCTCTTATCGATAAAGCTGAGCACTTTATTTACATTGAG AATCAATTTTTCATCTCAGGTCTTTCAGGAGATGAAATAATACGGAATCGTGTGTTAGAAGCATTATTCCGTCGTATTATGCGAGCATACAATGATAAGAAGTGTTTTAGAGTTATAATTGTCATACCACTCGTACCCGGTTTTCAA GGTGGTTTGGATGATGCTGGCGCGGCATCTGTGAGAGCTGTTATGCATTGGCAATATCGAACCATTTGCAGAGGGCATAATTCAATTCTACACAATTTATATGAACTTCTTGGTCCAAAGACACACGACTACATTTCTTTCTATGGCCTTAGAGCCTATGGTAAACTGTTTGATGGCGGTCCTGTGGCCTCCAGTCAG GTGTATGTGCATAGTAAAATCATGATTGTCGATGATTGTACAACTATAATTGGATCAGCTAACATCAATGATAGGAGTTTGCTTGGTTCAAGAGATTCTGAG ATTGGTCTTCTTATTGAAGACAAAGAGTTGGTTAATTCATATATGGGAGGAAAACCATGGAAGGCTGGAAAATTTTCATTGAGTCTTCGCATGTCGCTATGGTCTGAACATCTTGGTATTCGCGCTGGAGAG ATGGACCAAATAATCGATCCAACTGTTGATTCAACTTACAAGGATATATGGATGGCGACAGCTAAG GCAAATACCACCATCTACCAAGATGTCTTTTCCTGTGTACCAAATGATTTTATACATTCTAG AGCTGCATTTAGACAAAACATTGCCTTTTGGAAGGAGAAGGTAGGGCACACAACCATTGATTTAGGAATTGCTCCTGGTACGCTAGAGTCGTATCAAAATGGAGATGTCAAGAAAGCAGATCCCATGGAGAGGTTAGAGTCTATAAAGGGGCAtcttgtttcttttcctttggaTTTCATGTTGAAAGAAGATTTGAGACCCGTGTTCAATGAGAGTGAGTATTATGCGTCGCCTCAAGTATTTCATTGA